Part of the Periophthalmus magnuspinnatus isolate fPerMag1 chromosome 18, fPerMag1.2.pri, whole genome shotgun sequence genome is shown below.
gagtcaGATGACAGCCGCAGGGTCCGTCCCCCTTTTCTCCTGCACggtaaatatttaaaactattaataTATCACAGAAAAACATAGGTTACTTTAAAACTCTGAAAGATGGCGCCCAATTATGTTTATTTCAATAGGTTCTGTTCAGTTCAGATGGAGGGCGGAGCCTTTTTATGGACGATTCACTGTTTtacaaagaaatattcaaacatatgatccacaaatgttgaacctcatcATGATTTCTTAGAGATTCggtccacaaacttgtcatattaatcttatggcaaCAATCACGtgtttggggttgaataatttcactttcTAAAGCTGTCATGAAAAAATAATTCCACTTTTTTTAACcgtttaattattattactattaattaaccataaaccaggtcaacaaatgtgtaatctgacacaaaaacatcaaatttaGAGTTCTATAGAGTTCTgatctgtctccagctcagttttaaacaaCTGGGACCTGGGGgcatgatgctaactgtaggcactgctctgtcttaagctctgttactcaaattagactttaatctcgactttgttttaacacaatctgactataAAGAGCTGACTTGGCTTGAGCTACAACACGTGAGATGATTTGCGCTGTTTAAACAAGTCTCACACCTAgcatcacagtcacaagctagctagcgttagccgacagtttttcaattagccactttcatgtttttgttgaaaatttaaCACCCAAACAGGACaatgaacgctcggattgatcacaggctcctggagatgtgtttacagactatcttaaaacttttttgactgtgtttgctaatgtgcatagtgtctccatggcaactgctgaaaaatccaccatagagatgcatGTAGAACATCTAGAATAGGTGCGAATAGGTCTGACAATACACGGTTTGTTCTGTAGCTAACTGTAGATgtatatgactgtgtaactctggatgttttgtgttttcgtTGCAGATTTGCCAAAAGACGTTCCAGTTCCAGCGGATGTTGAATCGTCACATTAAATGCCACAATGAAACTAAGAGACACCTGTGCAGCTTCTGCGGAAAAGGTTTCAACGACACATTCGACCTGAAGAGACACGTCCGAACGCACACAGGTACCAAAATGTAAACAGCACACTCCTGAAATGAATTGAAAGAACGCacacaggtaaaaaaaagtgaacaaCACCCTGCGGAAATGAACTGatgaataagataagataaattaGACTCAATATACAGTCAGTGGTTGGAGcacataccgtattttctgggctataaatggcaaaaaaatgtttaacaatgaagaaaaaaacaaggttGTCAGGTCGTCACTTTGACCATAACgaatatgtgaaattatatactcagatgtgacttatatttcacatatatctgagtataagtcgcaaaaTACGGTAGTTACTTAAgttaattttaatttactttaaaatgcccCAAACCCTCTCCTGTGcccaaaacaaagtaacaacagaAAGGTGGACCTGATGAGCCAAACCGAACAAAAGGATGCTGCACCTGGACAACCCTGTACAGGGCCGTAGACGCCGGTGCCGACATCGCTAACCTAAAACCAAAAAACATCCGCAAACTAACCTtatcaaataaaagaaaacaggaCAGCCAGACCCACCAGGTCAAACACAAAAGGGATAACTGCAGCTAACAGGTGGAGTGTGGCCTGTACTGAGCAGCAGTCAGAGCCATGGAGCGCGTACGACGACAAACGCTCTCCTCAAGGGTGGAGGGCGAGGTGGTGCACAGTGAGAACGCGCCATGGACAGGTGGCCTATTTATACGGCGACCAGCCACGCCCCAAAACAAgcagaaatataaaatacatttaaaataatgggGTAAAGGGCCTGCAGCATGTAACAATACTAAAATTCTGAacttaattttgatactaaggattagactcgatactcaatacagattcctaTACcacaaagataataaaaatttaaaaaaacctctttatttacacaatagaatatgatttttaatattaaatcgtagtactttctgtGTAATCTCTGTTGTATACTGGTCTATGAGATTTtacagacagtggctcagtttgtagagcgtttgtccactgatctgaaggttagtggtttgaatcccgctctcgacataaacatcattggtagagcggtcagaagtattgacccacaggttgaatacagatgaatactatcgttgtgtcctcgggcaagacacttaacccgcctctcccccagtgtcagttcttgttctgatgcagctcaagatcattgcaaagctactgtattttctggactataagttgcacttttttcagtttggccgggggtgcgacttatactcaggtgcgatttatactccagcgcgacttatactccagtgcgacttatactccagtgcgacttatactccagtgcgacttatactccagtgcgacttatactcttgtgcgacttatactccagtacgacttatactccagtgcgacttataatcaggtgcgatttatactccggaaaatagggaaaggttcatttctgtcctgtgaatgtgacattttttgtctagttttagttccgatacttttgacaagcctaGTCCACACACAATTCTCTTTATATATTctgaaataaatcattttaaatatcgATACTATCCAACTACATCcattttttaacatatttctaTTTTCCAGGAGTTCGCCCGTACAAGTGCGACCTGTGCGAGAAGGCTTTCACCCAGCGCTGCTCGCTCGAATCCCACATGAAGAAAATCCATGGAGTCACGCTCAAATACGCCTACAAGGAGCGCCGCAACAAGCTGTACGTGTGCGAGGAGTGTGGCCATACCGCCCCCACCCAGGACGATCTGATGGTGCACCTCCACAACCTCCACCCGGCCAGCGCCTTCCTCAAGGGCAAGATGGCGGCGgcgaggaggcagagggagcaGGACGGGGAGAGCGACGACACCACGGGGTCGAATGGACAGTGAGGACGGGGGAGGACATGtggatactttgcagctgatgtcatcaaaatCTCCTGGGGTGGTGATGCCAACCGGAGGCACTGttttgtctgaagctctgtttgtCAAAGTAGACTTTAATCGGAGTTTTGTTTTTCCGACACAGccacaacagatgagctgatttgtgctcttAAACGAGTCCCTATCACGTAGCATTACAGTCACACgttagctagcgttagccaacattttttcagttagccatttgaaaatcaaactcctaaacaggacgtAAACGCTCGGACTGATCACAAACTCctaaaaatgtgctgtttaaatccgtttttgtattttttttgcgaGTTTTCGAGACGCTCTTAAGGCTTTTTTTGACAGTGCATTGTGCCACTAAGGCAActgctgaactttgtgccataGACATGCATGTAGAACGCCCCcagagtgatgtcactgcaaagtatcgatGTGGGTTAAATGTATATCGTTTTTGtctgttcatgggtttcaacttcctaTTCGacggtgccattttgaggacggttGACCTTTcaaattgtaatattttgttgtgtattgttaattgctatggcaacagttaagtttttatcattctgaaacc
Proteins encoded:
- the LOC117386668 gene encoding putative transcription factor Ovo-like 1, which gives rise to MPRAFLVKKNNVSPGKRNWSEVADHERGDVYIPVSIFPSSALMMEAEAAESAPLCLTKPSVSESSFTTAELPSSTVLGRPQPDPQARQDLQDVQDTQEPQPERGESRRRAQHSGSSYVRSKIKVTTGELPGSNQSPPPQTVTSLIAMETETTPPKSANQSQMTAAGSVPLFSCTICQKTFQFQRMLNRHIKCHNETKRHLCSFCGKGFNDTFDLKRHVRTHTGVRPYKCDLCEKAFTQRCSLESHMKKIHGVTLKYAYKERRNKLYVCEECGHTAPTQDDLMVHLHNLHPASAFLKGKMAAARRQREQDGESDDTTGSNGQ